In Bacteroidota bacterium, one genomic interval encodes:
- a CDS encoding metallophosphoesterase, with protein MFAVIGDIHGCVNTLRSLHTRVKETYEDIEFYCTGDLVDRGNYSPEVLDFVMEENIHPVLGNHDRMFFSYFTSPDSSPANLWIYNSSSKTLYDYEHNPGRLVDHLEFVGSLPLFYDLPRHIISHAGIGKHWLSILDNSGNIDVQKLNQLAIDNIDNENGLLWNRAELLKTNKIQIVGHTPVPNFKYYKNQRAYYIDTGAAAGNKLTALIFGEGDEADIIFERTDKRDFSSTFFR; from the coding sequence ATGTTCGCGGTTATTGGCGATATTCACGGTTGTGTAAATACTTTGCGAAGTCTGCACACGCGAGTGAAAGAGACCTATGAGGATATAGAATTTTACTGTACGGGCGATCTTGTCGACCGTGGTAATTATTCACCTGAAGTGTTGGATTTCGTAATGGAAGAAAATATACATCCGGTCCTGGGGAACCATGACCGGATGTTTTTCAGCTATTTCACCAGTCCTGACAGTTCGCCTGCAAACCTGTGGATATATAATTCATCTTCCAAGACCCTTTATGACTATGAGCATAATCCTGGGCGTCTGGTGGATCACCTGGAGTTTGTTGGGAGTCTTCCGCTTTTCTATGATCTGCCTCGACATATTATTTCGCATGCAGGAATAGGAAAACACTGGCTTTCGATCCTGGATAACAGCGGAAATATCGATGTACAGAAATTAAATCAACTGGCAATCGACAATATTGACAATGAGAACGGATTGCTTTGGAACAGAGCCGAATTGTTAAAAACAAACAAGATTCAGATTGTTGGACACACACCTGTTCCAAACTTCAAGTATTATAAAAATCAGAGAGCATATTACATAGATACAGGAGCTGCTGCAGGAAACAAACTGACAGCTTTGATTTTTGGAGAAGGAGATGAGGCTGATATCATTTTTGAACGAACTGATAAAAGGGATTTTAGCTCGACATTCTTCAGATAG
- the sprA gene encoding cell surface protein SprA yields the protein MPEVEIPANKVYYIPDYLLDNASKKETVESKKQIQKKSSVPRNTIQPQRKTIPLLSLDLTPQDTIDKKGDSLKISDSSLVKDTVKKDTVKIDSLALDSTARLKHFKVSREDVPYTSFKTEKNSSFFAHSVNYKRVIEIDSAGGFVNIREYIGNTPYRYTLRVPFDQYLQMAIDNKSKSLWQELGYKYELKVKKKELSDLLKDITDFEIPLPSVGVLSIFGPPVISLRIGGAVDIRAAWRNESTEGITASRLGNTRNEPDFKQQVQINVSGTIGDKLNINADWNTERTFEYENQLKIKYTGYEDEIVQSVEAGNVSLQTSGLVGGSEALFGVKANFKMGPFTLTALVSQKKAEVKEKDLGGGTISQDFVKRAYDYSINHYFLDTLYADTSAQLNLFYRYYSKPTPEIIQQFFVKDIEVWKSINQTLKDPNERSANAFISLPPIAQGQSYNDSYRRVDIEEVPGQQVKGRFIKLTDGVDYIIHRETGFISFKTNVQDQDIIAVAYRTEGPNPSSAADDQFFGEFLDQTSAQSDTTRRLVLKLVKPQFLQPQLTTAWKLLLKNIYPMGGRNVKEEGFEFDIKYEIDGGDPQSVLGDVRLLNALGLDLVGPSKLPPPDGKFDFKAGITIIAETGEVIFPTLQPFGRNLPSTVPNSDSIKYLAVYDQSLTFAKQDKIKDKWLLTGKFSGEASSTYQLGFNVVENSVKVYLDGRQLSPGSDYIVDYNIGQVTIRNAAALVPGAKLRITYEENDLFQLASKTLFGARGVLDISKKTKLGFSALTLSQQTLSDKVRIGEEPLSNFILGLDFQTAHDLPFLTDLVDNLFSTKEMSSVSFTGEMAYMSPDPNTKKSTIESDGGKSIAYIDDFEGAKRTIPIGITYGAWKDLSVPDSLPALSGLSRTERMKYKGKSWWFNVLPSDVTVFNIWPNRRVARGEEQVTVLDYIFQPDTAGSYNYEPNFNDKTKSWGGMMKTLSSTANNLVDENIEFIEFWMNIRNAPVNSKMYIDLGKISEDVIPNNRLDSEDRPPQNELIDEGEDTGLDGYFDAQERTVFNSQKGDPSNDNFSFNNSGIFNLYNYFNINGTEGNAQLTDIGRIPDTEDLNKNGVLDQANSYFRYEIPIDTTAQNNPYIQGGGNNAGWYLVRIPLKDFKSEIGKPSLTLVEYIRLFVTGANDLVAIRLADFNLVGNQWRKSIEGDTVLSISVVNIEDNPSYSSPPGVQRERDRSRPDQEIFRNEQSLDLVLNGLNPQTSREAIKYLFRPLDVFNYSEMKLFIHGDSAQVPGGVSYQYQPGVYSSEIYFRFGTDTNNYYEYRQPVESGWQEIGIIFSQLTAIKQARDSANSIYRLPVDGKPGHYYVVKGNATLTSIKFLSVGITNTYPFADLFGEIWINELRVVGADNTPGWAYTASASLKFADILTVNANVSQTDPYFHRLADRFGSRIESRNWGVSADLDILKLLPVPLPGSNLRLNYSRTEGVGNPLYLPGTDIKVSEAAKIQKEKLITAGVDPAQAEVVAQQIVSDAQTVNVSDTWTVANVQIKIPSDFWVIRDIFNNLTYNFNYNSSFSRNPTTLSSKNWLWNASINYGVTLSPNNYFEPAKIPFIGEALAFLTDYKDTRIYFTPQNINWSVSARRSFTLTQTRAIGQALSQETVSRDFTANRGFNFNWKVTEKALINLAISYQTDFASSLNYLETDEFNNPRSESSIWSDIFGGQFFGQDFRYNQSLDFKTSPRLPSFGKINEYFQITAGYNVRYGWNNDFRQLQVGRSAGFQNRTAFGIRLRLKALTAPLFEESDPSKGQPEVTQPKPKTRSREIDETGENKGEPVPEGKSAQTPDPNAPQDTVPKVKKPSLLNNVWGLLKNGIRILIFDYDNITVDFSNDVSVSANGIRGFGNGFKNFWGLKQSNEEGPNRMFLLGLNHDVGPRAPNANLTDNYSERNNIDIRTSKPLWEGAKIDLSWKVGWSISKSTTMQSDNDGNLFIQNISSTGNTTRSFFTMPPVLFLSIFKSGIKRVNELYDRNSTDPAGNLSSAFVKGFESLPLLASLGPLGEFTNYIPRPNWRMTWDGLEKLGIFQGFAKRVSLDHSYSSEYTEGWKITPDGNKVVQTQRINYSFAPLIGLNITFNNLWGGNFTGRIQYNTRTSYDLGTSTRNITENLNRDIGISFNYAKSGFEIPLFGLSLKNDIEFSFSYTSTKNSTVQFDMERFTDEGIPQNGTTTTTIEPRIKYVISSRVTLSLFYKRSDTTPEGAARIPPTTRNEAGLDIKISIQ from the coding sequence ATGCCGGAAGTTGAAATACCTGCGAACAAGGTATACTATATTCCAGATTACCTTCTCGATAATGCTTCGAAGAAAGAAACCGTTGAGTCTAAAAAACAGATTCAGAAAAAATCTTCGGTTCCTCGAAATACCATCCAGCCACAGCGAAAAACAATTCCGCTTTTATCGCTCGATTTAACGCCACAGGATACGATCGACAAAAAGGGTGATTCGCTCAAAATATCCGATTCGAGTTTGGTGAAGGATACGGTTAAAAAAGACACTGTCAAAATCGATTCTTTGGCATTGGACTCCACCGCACGACTAAAACACTTCAAAGTTTCAAGGGAAGATGTTCCCTACACAAGTTTTAAAACAGAGAAAAACTCCTCATTTTTTGCTCATTCGGTTAATTACAAACGGGTTATTGAAATTGATTCTGCCGGTGGTTTTGTAAATATAAGGGAATACATTGGAAATACGCCCTACCGATACACATTGCGGGTTCCATTTGATCAGTATTTGCAGATGGCAATTGATAATAAAAGCAAATCGCTGTGGCAGGAACTGGGGTACAAATATGAACTGAAAGTAAAGAAAAAAGAACTTTCGGATCTCCTCAAAGACATCACAGATTTCGAAATTCCACTTCCCAGCGTGGGTGTTTTAAGTATATTTGGACCTCCGGTAATCAGTTTAAGAATTGGCGGTGCTGTGGATATCAGAGCCGCATGGAGAAATGAGTCGACCGAAGGAATTACAGCTTCAAGACTCGGAAACACTCGTAATGAGCCCGATTTCAAACAGCAGGTGCAGATAAATGTAAGCGGAACGATTGGCGACAAGCTTAATATTAACGCCGACTGGAATACAGAGCGAACATTTGAATATGAGAATCAGCTCAAGATCAAGTATACAGGATACGAAGACGAAATAGTACAAAGCGTGGAAGCCGGTAATGTGTCCCTTCAGACATCAGGACTCGTCGGCGGGTCCGAGGCTCTTTTTGGAGTAAAAGCAAACTTTAAAATGGGCCCTTTCACTCTTACGGCACTTGTTTCACAGAAAAAAGCTGAGGTAAAAGAAAAAGACCTCGGCGGCGGTACAATTTCTCAGGATTTCGTAAAAAGAGCATATGATTATTCGATTAATCACTATTTCCTCGATACACTCTATGCAGATACATCTGCTCAGTTGAACCTTTTCTACAGGTATTATTCAAAACCGACTCCCGAAATTATACAGCAGTTTTTCGTCAAGGATATTGAAGTCTGGAAATCGATCAATCAGACTCTAAAAGATCCAAATGAGCGGTCGGCGAATGCGTTTATTTCTCTGCCGCCAATCGCACAGGGCCAATCTTACAACGACAGCTACAGAAGAGTTGATATTGAGGAAGTTCCCGGACAGCAAGTCAAGGGAAGATTCATCAAACTGACAGATGGTGTGGATTACATAATTCACAGGGAGACTGGATTCATTTCCTTTAAAACTAATGTCCAGGATCAGGATATCATTGCAGTTGCCTACAGAACTGAGGGACCAAATCCGTCAAGTGCTGCTGATGATCAGTTTTTTGGCGAATTTCTGGATCAGACTTCCGCACAGAGTGATACAACTCGCAGATTAGTGCTAAAACTGGTAAAACCTCAGTTCCTTCAACCTCAATTGACCACCGCATGGAAACTTCTCCTCAAGAATATCTATCCTATGGGTGGCAGGAATGTGAAAGAAGAGGGGTTCGAGTTCGACATCAAATACGAAATCGATGGCGGTGATCCTCAGTCTGTGTTGGGAGATGTAAGATTATTGAATGCACTAGGTCTCGATCTGGTCGGTCCAAGTAAACTACCACCACCGGATGGTAAATTTGACTTTAAAGCAGGTATCACAATAATTGCTGAGACAGGTGAGGTGATTTTCCCGACACTTCAACCATTTGGTCGAAATCTGCCGAGCACCGTGCCTAACAGTGATTCGATAAAGTATCTTGCCGTCTATGATCAGTCACTTACTTTTGCCAAGCAGGATAAAATAAAAGACAAATGGCTCCTGACAGGAAAGTTTTCAGGCGAAGCGTCATCTACCTACCAGCTTGGATTCAATGTTGTCGAAAATTCAGTAAAAGTTTATTTGGACGGGCGCCAGTTAAGTCCCGGAAGTGATTATATCGTCGACTACAACATTGGTCAGGTTACAATTCGAAATGCAGCCGCACTTGTTCCCGGTGCAAAACTGAGAATAACCTACGAAGAAAACGATCTTTTTCAGCTCGCTTCGAAGACCTTGTTCGGTGCCAGAGGTGTGCTTGACATATCTAAAAAAACAAAACTCGGTTTTTCAGCTCTTACACTTTCGCAACAGACCCTGTCAGACAAGGTAAGAATCGGCGAAGAACCCCTTAGCAATTTTATACTTGGTCTCGACTTTCAGACAGCCCATGATCTTCCGTTTTTGACAGATCTTGTCGATAATCTTTTTTCAACAAAGGAAATGTCGTCAGTCAGTTTCACGGGTGAAATGGCGTATATGAGTCCTGATCCGAATACCAAGAAAAGCACGATTGAGAGCGACGGTGGTAAATCAATTGCGTACATAGATGATTTTGAGGGTGCAAAGCGAACCATTCCGATAGGTATAACTTATGGAGCCTGGAAAGACCTCTCTGTTCCGGACAGTCTTCCGGCTCTCTCCGGGTTGTCGAGAACGGAACGAATGAAGTACAAAGGCAAATCGTGGTGGTTCAATGTGCTTCCATCTGATGTTACAGTATTCAACATCTGGCCCAACAGGCGTGTTGCGAGAGGTGAGGAGCAGGTAACGGTTTTGGACTACATCTTCCAGCCGGACACTGCAGGCAGCTATAATTATGAACCCAATTTCAATGACAAGACGAAATCGTGGGGTGGTATGATGAAAACTTTATCATCGACTGCGAACAACCTTGTTGATGAAAATATTGAGTTTATCGAATTCTGGATGAATATCAGAAATGCACCTGTCAACTCGAAAATGTATATCGATCTCGGTAAAATATCAGAAGATGTTATTCCTAACAACCGTCTGGATTCAGAAGACAGACCTCCGCAGAACGAGTTGATTGATGAAGGTGAGGATACAGGTCTCGACGGGTACTTTGATGCTCAGGAGAGAACTGTATTTAACAGCCAAAAAGGTGACCCGAGCAATGATAACTTTTCTTTCAACAATTCGGGTATTTTCAACCTTTACAATTACTTTAACATTAACGGTACAGAAGGAAATGCTCAGCTTACCGATATCGGTAGAATTCCTGACACAGAGGATTTGAATAAAAACGGTGTGCTCGATCAGGCGAATTCATATTTCAGATATGAAATTCCCATTGACACAACTGCTCAGAACAATCCTTATATTCAAGGTGGTGGTAACAATGCCGGCTGGTATCTTGTTCGAATTCCGTTGAAGGACTTCAAATCGGAAATCGGAAAACCGAGTCTTACACTCGTTGAATATATCAGGCTTTTTGTAACCGGTGCAAATGATCTCGTTGCTATCAGACTTGCCGACTTCAATCTCGTTGGAAATCAGTGGAGAAAATCGATAGAGGGTGATACTGTCCTTTCGATTTCTGTGGTGAACATAGAAGATAACCCTTCCTACAGTTCGCCTCCGGGTGTTCAGAGAGAAAGAGACAGAAGCAGACCTGATCAGGAAATTTTCAGGAATGAGCAGTCTCTTGACCTTGTATTAAATGGACTCAACCCTCAAACCAGCAGGGAAGCGATCAAGTATCTGTTCAGACCTCTTGATGTATTCAATTATTCCGAAATGAAACTCTTTATCCACGGTGATTCGGCACAGGTTCCCGGAGGCGTGTCGTATCAGTATCAGCCGGGAGTCTATTCATCCGAGATTTATTTCCGGTTCGGTACGGATACCAACAACTATTATGAATACCGACAGCCTGTGGAATCGGGTTGGCAGGAAATAGGCATCATCTTTAGTCAACTCACTGCCATTAAACAGGCAAGAGACAGTGCCAACTCGATATACCGCTTACCGGTCGATGGTAAACCCGGTCACTATTATGTTGTTAAAGGAAATGCCACTCTGACATCCATCAAGTTCCTCAGTGTTGGTATTACGAATACTTATCCTTTTGCAGATCTTTTTGGTGAGATATGGATAAATGAGTTGAGGGTGGTCGGTGCTGATAATACGCCCGGATGGGCATATACCGCATCTGCCTCCTTGAAGTTCGCAGATATTCTAACGGTAAATGCGAATGTAAGCCAGACTGATCCTTATTTCCACCGGCTTGCTGACAGATTCGGGAGTAGAATTGAAAGCCGTAACTGGGGTGTTTCTGCCGATCTTGACATCCTTAAACTTTTACCTGTGCCACTTCCGGGAAGCAATCTTAGATTGAACTATTCCCGTACTGAGGGAGTCGGGAATCCTTTATACCTCCCCGGAACAGATATAAAAGTATCTGAAGCCGCAAAAATTCAGAAAGAAAAATTGATAACAGCTGGAGTTGATCCGGCTCAGGCAGAGGTGGTTGCACAACAGATTGTAAGCGATGCACAAACCGTAAATGTATCTGACACCTGGACAGTAGCAAATGTGCAAATAAAAATTCCGAGCGATTTTTGGGTTATCAGGGATATTTTTAACAATCTTACCTATAACTTTAATTACAACAGTTCGTTCAGCAGAAACCCGACGACTCTGTCGTCAAAGAACTGGCTCTGGAATGCAAGTATTAATTACGGAGTTACACTCTCACCAAACAATTATTTTGAACCTGCCAAAATTCCTTTTATCGGTGAGGCACTGGCATTTTTGACAGATTACAAAGATACCAGAATCTATTTTACTCCCCAGAACATAAACTGGAGTGTTTCTGCGAGAAGATCGTTCACTCTTACTCAGACCAGAGCCATAGGGCAGGCACTCTCGCAGGAAACTGTTTCCAGAGATTTTACCGCAAACAGAGGTTTCAACTTTAACTGGAAAGTAACAGAGAAAGCACTGATAAATCTTGCTATCTCCTACCAGACAGACTTTGCATCATCATTGAATTACCTTGAAACAGATGAATTCAATAATCCAAGATCTGAAAGCTCGATTTGGAGCGATATATTCGGCGGTCAGTTCTTTGGTCAGGATTTCCGCTACAATCAAAGCCTTGACTTTAAAACATCACCACGCCTTCCGTCATTCGGTAAAATAAATGAGTATTTCCAGATTACTGCCGGATATAATGTCCGTTACGGCTGGAATAATGATTTCAGACAGCTTCAGGTAGGTAGAAGTGCCGGTTTTCAAAACAGAACCGCTTTTGGCATCAGACTGCGTCTTAAAGCCCTCACTGCGCCGTTGTTTGAAGAGAGTGATCCTTCCAAGGGTCAACCTGAAGTAACTCAGCCTAAACCAAAAACGCGGTCAAGAGAAATTGATGAAACCGGTGAAAACAAAGGTGAGCCGGTTCCTGAAGGAAAATCAGCGCAAACCCCTGATCCTAACGCACCTCAGGACACAGTTCCGAAAGTCAAAAAGCCTTCACTCCTGAATAATGTATGGGGTCTCTTGAAAAACGGAATCCGTATACTTATATTTGACTATGACAATATAACCGTCGATTTTTCGAATGATGTAAGTGTTTCTGCAAATGGTATCAGAGGATTTGGCAACGGCTTTAAGAATTTCTGGGGACTTAAGCAGAGTAATGAAGAAGGTCCAAACAGGATGTTTCTCCTTGGTTTGAACCATGATGTTGGTCCCAGGGCGCCAAATGCTAACCTTACAGACAACTATTCAGAACGAAACAATATCGATATCCGGACTTCAAAACCCCTTTGGGAGGGAGCAAAGATCGATTTATCATGGAAAGTTGGCTGGTCAATAAGTAAGTCAACAACCATGCAGAGCGATAATGATGGAAATCTTTTCATTCAGAATATTTCATCAACAGGAAATACAACAAGATCATTCTTCACGATGCCTCCTGTATTGTTCCTCTCTATCTTCAAGAGTGGAATTAAAAGAGTAAACGAGTTGTATGACAGGAATTCCACAGATCCTGCAGGCAACCTGTCTTCTGCATTCGTCAAAGGATTTGAGTCACTGCCACTTCTCGCAAGTCTGGGACCATTGGGAGAGTTTACAAACTACATTCCAAGACCAAACTGGAGAATGACCTGGGACGGACTTGAGAAACTTGGTATCTTCCAGGGATTTGCAAAGAGGGTTTCCCTTGACCACTCCTACTCCTCGGAATATACGGAAGGTTGGAAAATTACTCCGGATGGAAATAAAGTCGTTCAAACTCAAAGAATCAACTACAGTTTTGCACCATTGATTGGCCTGAATATCACATTCAATAACCTTTGGGGTGGAAACTTTACCGGTAGAATTCAATATAATACCAGAACATCATACGATCTTGGTACTTCAACCCGGAATATCACGGAGAATCTGAACAGAGATATTGGAATTTCCTTCAATTATGCTAAATCCGGATTCGAGATACCTTTATTCGGATTGTCGTTGAAAAATGACATAGAATTCAGTTTCTCCTACACGAGTACAAAAAATTCGACAGTTCAGTTTGACATGGAACGGTTCACCGATGAAGGTATCCCTCAAAACGGAACAACCACAACGACAATTGAGCCGCGAATCAAGTATGTAATCAGTTCCCGTGTAACACTTTCATTATTCTACAAGCGATCAGACACCACACCTGAGGGAGCTGCGCGAATACCTCCGACCACGAGAAATGAAGCCGGTCTCGATATAAAGATTTCGATCCAGTAG